In Halovivax gelatinilyticus, the following are encoded in one genomic region:
- a CDS encoding histidine kinase N-terminal 7TM domain-containing protein translates to MSDAFTSLHAASLVGIGLLNAGLGVQILRTRSDQDVVPLAGFLVGISLWTIPQGLLLVETDPTVGLVLSIVINAGAVIMATGLFHFALAYTGRTEWLRPGRLGLIYLGTCAWLVVIWTDPIHHWMHQPMEYTQVLLPVVEYQNVGYWLYVFWNWSLSAGGIFLFFVEFVDARGSGVYHKQSRLVVLAPLIPGAANVLAFGGVTAINYSVWGFGATGILIAIALYRYRWLDLVPIARDRVVDEMRDGYLVVDDDRRVVDYNSAARTLVGGDVSLGEPIRDVLPESGPVLDGDRGELTLSRGGRIVDATASIVGDERVDGAVLMLRDVTEQRRAERRFQALIENVSDVVVVVTGEGEITYVSPSVRTVLGYEPADLVGETVFEYVHEDDRPRAIEAFEQLRTGPDDETRFEYRGRHRDGSWIGLEGGSVDLLDNDIVGGVVVSIRDVTERNERERELERTNRRLDEFAGVVSHDLQSPLGMAKTYAGLARESRDPEDVAMVESVLDRMERMIRQFLTMARAGTTITETEPVDLRSVVERSWTATKTDGCTLERSLPSDWTVEGDADRLRHVFENLFRNAVDHNDRPVTVRVGVLETESDGGSHEIPRGIDEAREGDDVYRGFFVEDDGAGVPESVRPYVFERGHTTRREGAGFGLAIVRDVVEAHGWHVGVREGADGGARFEIETS, encoded by the coding sequence GTGTCTGACGCGTTCACGTCGCTCCACGCGGCGTCTCTCGTGGGGATCGGGCTCTTGAACGCCGGTCTCGGCGTCCAGATCCTCAGAACGCGATCCGATCAGGACGTGGTCCCGCTCGCCGGGTTTCTCGTCGGCATCTCGCTGTGGACCATCCCGCAGGGACTGCTGCTCGTCGAGACCGATCCGACCGTCGGACTGGTGCTATCGATCGTGATCAACGCCGGAGCCGTTATCATGGCGACCGGGCTGTTTCACTTCGCGCTCGCGTACACGGGGCGAACCGAGTGGCTTCGTCCGGGCCGGCTCGGACTGATCTATCTCGGCACCTGCGCGTGGCTCGTCGTCATCTGGACCGACCCGATCCACCACTGGATGCACCAGCCGATGGAGTACACGCAGGTCCTCCTCCCGGTCGTCGAGTACCAGAACGTCGGGTACTGGCTCTACGTCTTCTGGAACTGGTCGCTCTCTGCCGGCGGCATCTTCCTCTTCTTCGTCGAGTTCGTCGACGCCCGCGGGAGCGGCGTCTACCACAAGCAGTCGCGACTCGTCGTGCTCGCACCGCTGATTCCGGGTGCCGCGAACGTCCTCGCCTTCGGCGGCGTGACCGCGATCAACTACTCGGTCTGGGGATTCGGCGCGACGGGCATCCTCATCGCGATCGCCCTCTACCGGTACCGCTGGCTCGACCTCGTTCCGATCGCCCGCGACCGCGTCGTCGACGAGATGCGCGACGGCTACCTGGTCGTCGACGACGACAGACGCGTCGTCGACTACAACTCGGCGGCCCGAACGCTGGTCGGTGGCGACGTCTCGCTGGGCGAGCCGATACGCGACGTCCTGCCCGAAAGCGGCCCGGTTCTCGACGGTGATCGGGGCGAGTTGACACTCTCTCGCGGTGGACGGATCGTCGACGCGACCGCCTCGATCGTCGGCGACGAGCGAGTCGACGGGGCGGTGTTGATGCTCAGAGACGTCACCGAGCAGCGCCGGGCGGAACGACGCTTCCAGGCGCTCATCGAGAACGTCTCCGACGTCGTCGTGGTGGTGACCGGCGAGGGCGAGATCACGTACGTGAGTCCATCCGTCCGCACCGTTCTCGGGTACGAACCCGCCGACCTCGTCGGAGAGACTGTGTTCGAGTACGTCCACGAGGACGACCGGCCGCGAGCGATCGAAGCGTTCGAACAGCTTCGAACGGGACCGGACGACGAGACGCGATTCGAGTACCGGGGCCGCCACCGCGACGGTTCCTGGATCGGGCTCGAAGGCGGCTCGGTCGATCTGCTCGACAACGACATCGTCGGCGGCGTCGTCGTCAGCATCCGGGACGTCACCGAGCGAAACGAGCGCGAGCGCGAACTCGAGCGGACGAACCGGCGCCTCGACGAATTCGCCGGCGTCGTCAGTCACGACTTACAGAGCCCGCTCGGCATGGCGAAGACCTACGCCGGGCTGGCCAGAGAGTCACGCGATCCGGAGGATGTGGCGATGGTCGAATCGGTCCTCGACCGGATGGAGCGGATGATTCGACAATTTTTGACGATGGCCAGGGCCGGAACGACGATCACCGAGACCGAACCGGTCGACCTCCGCTCTGTCGTCGAGCGATCGTGGACGGCGACGAAGACCGACGGATGCACGCTCGAGCGTTCGCTCCCGTCCGACTGGACGGTCGAGGGCGACGCCGATCGATTGCGCCACGTCTTCGAGAATCTGTTTCGAAACGCCGTCGACCACAACGACCGACCCGTAACCGTTCGGGTCGGAGTGCTCGAAACCGAATCTGACGGCGGGAGCCACGAAATCCCTCGCGGCATCGACGAAGCGCGCGAGGGAGACGACGTCTATCGCGGGTTCTTCGTCGAGGACGACGGCGCGGGCGTTCCGGAATCGGTCCGGCCGTACGTGTTCGAGCGGGGCCACACCACCAGACGCGAGGGGGCTGGATTCGGCCTCGCCATCGTCCGAGACGTCGTCGAAGCCCACGGGTGGCACGTCGGGGTCCGCGAGGGAGCAGACGGCGGCGCCCGGTTCGAGATCGAGACATCGTGA
- a CDS encoding NUDIX domain-containing protein: protein MTDTGQSGASSHVPRSRSVETDGGVDEPSHVVTAFLRNRGEVLFGRRSDAVGTYAGDWGAISGYAEGDPDAQVWTEIREETGLDADEVTLVRSGRPVTVGDSTLVREWVVHPYLFDAETREVDPSAEHDELRWLAPTSIVTGERETVPALWEAYERVAPTVRSITADGVHGASSLSIRALEVLRDRAGLLIREREGESTDRSEEWDELAALANRLLEARPSMAVLRNRVNRAMADAATVDSPDGGALDDPGAAAVLESTIEGIERAVDADRSAAEQAADLATGRIVTLSRSETVADALRSGSPDRIFVAESWPGNEVERERDLGIEDGERRWTAGEGVAVAEELRELAPVTLCPDSAVAHLLASESVDRVLVGADTILPDGRVVNKVGTRAAALAAAHENVPVYAIAASEKVSTRDSVNLESGDQSAVYDGDAAIDVVNPTFDVTPAGAITGIVTENGVVDPADVGDIATTLRKYETWNREA, encoded by the coding sequence ATGACCGACACCGGTCAATCGGGAGCGAGCAGTCACGTCCCTCGATCGCGGTCCGTCGAAACCGACGGTGGCGTCGACGAACCCAGTCACGTCGTCACCGCCTTCCTCAGAAACCGCGGCGAGGTGCTCTTCGGTCGACGGAGCGACGCCGTCGGCACGTACGCGGGCGACTGGGGTGCGATCTCCGGCTACGCGGAGGGCGATCCCGACGCGCAGGTGTGGACGGAGATTCGCGAGGAAACCGGTCTCGACGCCGACGAGGTGACGCTCGTTCGGTCGGGTCGGCCGGTTACGGTCGGCGATTCGACCCTCGTCCGCGAGTGGGTCGTCCACCCGTACCTGTTCGACGCCGAGACGCGCGAGGTCGACCCGAGCGCCGAACACGACGAACTCCGGTGGCTCGCGCCGACGTCGATCGTCACGGGAGAGCGCGAGACCGTCCCCGCGCTCTGGGAGGCCTACGAACGGGTGGCACCGACCGTCCGGTCGATAACGGCGGACGGCGTTCACGGGGCGTCGTCCCTCTCGATCCGGGCGCTCGAAGTGCTGCGCGATCGGGCCGGATTGCTGATTCGCGAACGCGAGGGTGAGTCGACCGACCGGTCGGAAGAGTGGGACGAACTCGCCGCCCTCGCCAACCGACTGCTCGAAGCCAGACCGAGCATGGCCGTGCTGCGAAATCGGGTCAATCGGGCGATGGCGGACGCCGCAACCGTCGACTCACCGGACGGTGGCGCCCTCGACGACCCGGGCGCAGCGGCCGTCCTCGAATCGACGATCGAGGGAATCGAGCGCGCCGTCGACGCGGATCGATCCGCCGCCGAACAGGCCGCCGACCTCGCGACGGGTCGAATTGTGACGCTCTCGCGATCGGAAACGGTCGCAGACGCACTTCGGTCGGGATCGCCGGATCGGATTTTCGTCGCCGAATCCTGGCCGGGTAACGAGGTCGAGCGCGAGCGAGACCTCGGAATAGAGGACGGTGAGCGAAGGTGGACCGCCGGAGAGGGCGTCGCCGTCGCCGAGGAGCTTCGCGAGCTCGCGCCGGTCACGCTCTGTCCCGATTCGGCGGTCGCCCACCTTCTCGCGTCGGAGTCCGTCGATCGCGTCCTCGTCGGCGCGGATACGATTCTCCCGGACGGGCGGGTCGTGAACAAGGTCGGGACCCGGGCGGCGGCACTCGCCGCGGCCCACGAGAACGTCCCGGTGTACGCGATCGCCGCGAGCGAGAAGGTTTCGACCCGGGACTCGGTCAACCTCGAATCGGGCGACCAATCCGCGGTGTACGACGGTGACGCCGCCATCGACGTCGTCAATCCGACGTTCGACGTGACGCCGGCCGGGGCGATTACCGGGATCGTCACCGAGAACGGCGTCGTCGATCCGGCGGACGTGGGCGATATCGCGACGACGCTGCGGAAGTACGAGACCTGGAACCGCGAGGCCTGA
- the infB gene encoding translation initiation factor IF-2, with product MSNTDTDDPENTSLRTPIVAVLGHVDHGKTSLLDQIRGSAVIEGEAGAITQHIGATAVPLDVISGIAGELVDPNDFDLPGLLFIDTPGHHSFTTLRSRGGALADIAILVVDVNDGFQPQTIEALDILKRSETPFIVAANKIDTVPGWNPTEDAPIQETYENQSDRARGDVDQRLYEIIGELSDEGFSADLYWRVQHFQRNVGVVPVSAMTGEGVPDLLTVMMGLSQRYMREAMEIDVSGPGVGTVLEVKDEKGFGTTIDTVLYDGTIRTDDTIVVGGTTDPIVTDVRALLQPRPLAEIRTESRFEQVDEVGAAAGIKVAAPDLSEAMAGAPVRVVRDRDLNHVVDEVEAELANIAVDTEEQGVVVKADTLGSLEAMADALGEAEIPIVRAEVGDVAPRDVSVASTAEDPKQRVILGFNVDVLDDASHRADIDDVDLFTDDVIYQLVDEYETYVEEIERAQQDTVLENISRPARFRILPDHVFRQNDPAVVGVEVNAGTLKKNEYVVRFEGNDTKRVGELKGIQEQGEDVDEARAGNRVSVAIDGPTVGRQIHEDEELWIELPEKHAKILEQELAEEIPGDEREALNMYLERHRKRDPFWGK from the coding sequence ATGTCGAATACAGATACTGACGACCCCGAAAACACGTCGCTTCGGACGCCGATCGTCGCCGTCCTGGGCCACGTCGATCACGGCAAGACCAGCCTGCTCGACCAGATCCGCGGCTCGGCGGTGATCGAGGGCGAAGCCGGCGCGATCACCCAGCACATCGGCGCGACGGCCGTCCCGCTCGACGTCATCTCCGGCATCGCCGGCGAGCTGGTCGACCCGAACGACTTCGATCTTCCCGGCTTGCTGTTCATCGATACGCCCGGACACCACTCGTTCACGACGCTGCGCTCGCGCGGCGGCGCGCTGGCGGACATCGCCATCCTCGTCGTCGACGTCAACGACGGCTTTCAGCCCCAGACGATCGAAGCGCTGGACATCCTGAAACGATCGGAGACGCCATTTATCGTCGCCGCGAACAAGATCGACACCGTTCCCGGCTGGAACCCGACCGAGGACGCCCCGATTCAGGAAACGTACGAGAATCAATCCGACCGCGCCCGGGGCGACGTCGACCAGCGCCTCTACGAGATCATCGGCGAACTCTCCGACGAAGGATTTTCGGCCGACCTCTACTGGCGGGTCCAGCACTTCCAGCGCAACGTCGGCGTCGTTCCCGTCTCGGCGATGACCGGCGAGGGCGTTCCCGACCTGCTGACGGTGATGATGGGTCTCTCCCAGCGCTACATGCGCGAGGCAATGGAGATCGACGTCTCCGGACCCGGTGTCGGGACGGTCCTCGAGGTCAAAGACGAGAAGGGATTCGGGACGACGATCGACACCGTCCTCTACGACGGGACGATCCGGACCGACGATACGATCGTCGTCGGCGGCACGACCGACCCGATCGTCACCGACGTCCGCGCCCTGCTCCAGCCGCGTCCGCTCGCCGAGATACGCACCGAGAGCCGATTCGAGCAGGTCGACGAGGTCGGCGCCGCCGCCGGTATCAAGGTCGCCGCGCCCGACCTCTCAGAGGCGATGGCCGGCGCGCCGGTTCGCGTCGTCCGCGACCGCGACCTGAACCACGTCGTCGACGAGGTGGAAGCCGAACTCGCGAACATCGCCGTCGACACCGAAGAGCAGGGCGTCGTCGTCAAGGCCGACACCCTCGGCAGCCTGGAGGCGATGGCCGACGCGCTCGGCGAAGCGGAGATCCCCATCGTCCGCGCCGAGGTCGGCGACGTTGCCCCGCGGGACGTCTCGGTCGCCTCGACGGCCGAGGATCCGAAACAGCGCGTCATCCTCGGATTCAACGTCGACGTCCTGGACGACGCTTCCCATCGTGCCGACATCGACGACGTCGACCTCTTCACCGACGACGTCATCTACCAGCTCGTCGACGAGTACGAGACCTACGTCGAAGAGATCGAACGCGCCCAGCAGGACACCGTCTTAGAGAACATCAGCCGACCCGCCCGCTTTCGCATCCTCCCGGATCACGTTTTCCGCCAGAACGATCCCGCCGTCGTCGGCGTCGAGGTCAACGCGGGGACGCTCAAGAAGAACGAGTACGTCGTCCGTTTCGAGGGTAACGACACCAAGCGCGTCGGCGAACTCAAGGGGATCCAGGAACAGGGCGAGGACGTCGACGAGGCTCGCGCCGGCAACCGCGTCTCCGTCGCCATCGACGGCCCCACCGTCGGCCGACAGATTCACGAAGACGAGGAACTCTGGATCGAACTCCCCGAAAAGCACGCGAAGATCCTAGAGCAAGAACTCGCCGAAGAGATACCCGGCGACGAGCGCGAGGCGCTCAACATGTACCTCGAACGACACCGCAAACGCGACCCGTTCTGGGGCAAGTAG
- a CDS encoding DUF5811 family protein: MNGNTPYAGRPGTTQAGHRSVDDVEEVTPGQRRVLRRDVSRVAARTRDFLPDEYVVDSDISQGVAGPQVTVAVQPPIGHPVSAGFAPDLEPVEEADSVIDDDECDEVARGLAASAALQVKQAMGDDITPTAR; the protein is encoded by the coding sequence ATGAATGGCAATACTCCGTACGCGGGCCGCCCGGGAACGACGCAGGCCGGCCACCGATCCGTCGACGACGTCGAGGAGGTGACGCCCGGACAGCGTCGCGTCCTCCGGCGCGACGTCTCCCGCGTCGCCGCGCGCACCCGTGACTTTCTGCCCGACGAGTACGTCGTCGACAGCGACATTTCCCAGGGCGTCGCCGGTCCGCAGGTGACCGTCGCGGTCCAGCCGCCGATCGGCCATCCCGTCAGCGCCGGGTTCGCACCCGACCTGGAGCCGGTAGAGGAGGCCGACTCGGTCATCGACGACGACGAGTGTGACGAGGTGGCGAGAGGACTCGCCGCCAGCGCCGCCCTCCAGGTCAAGCAGGCGATGGGGGACGACATCACGCCGACGGCTCGCTGA
- a CDS encoding pyruvoyl-dependent arginine decarboxylase, producing the protein MSTIRVVWGAATGPTEMSAYDAALAEAGIENYNLVSVSSVIPADVPVEAVGTAPDLGPAGSRLTVVEGRAKAAGPTSVSAGVGWVESVDGGPGLFYEAAGEIEPGDVERRIREGLAAGSELRDWNLGEPSVHVERASADVGEYAAAVVAAVYGEGEPIV; encoded by the coding sequence ATGAGCACGATCAGGGTCGTCTGGGGCGCGGCGACCGGGCCGACGGAGATGTCGGCCTACGACGCCGCACTCGCCGAGGCGGGTATCGAGAACTACAACCTCGTGTCGGTCTCGTCGGTGATTCCGGCTGACGTCCCCGTCGAGGCGGTCGGAACCGCACCGGATCTCGGTCCCGCCGGGTCGCGACTGACCGTCGTCGAAGGGCGCGCGAAGGCGGCCGGCCCGACGAGCGTGAGCGCCGGGGTCGGCTGGGTCGAATCGGTCGACGGCGGGCCGGGGCTGTTCTACGAGGCCGCCGGCGAAATCGAGCCGGGAGACGTCGAACGGCGGATTCGCGAGGGGCTCGCCGCCGGGAGCGAGTTGCGAGACTGGAATCTCGGCGAACCCAGCGTCCACGTCGAACGAGCCAGCGCCGACGTCGGTGAGTACGCGGCGGCCGTCGTGGCCGCCGTCTACGGCGAGGGCGAGCCGATCGTCTGA
- the pan2 gene encoding proteasome-activating nucleotidase Pan2 — MARSPSLPDRPSREIDPNLPDEERLDALRSHYEELIDVQTRLADQLETAEQRREELTDRVDYAERENASLKSSPLYIASVEECIETEVVVKQHGNNQEVLTEVSPRMADRIEPGDRVGVDDSFGLQTLLSAETDARAQAMEITEKPTVTYDDIGGIDEQVREVREAVEQPLAEPEKFEAVGIEPPGGVLLYGPPGTGKTMLAKAVANKTDATFIKMAGSELVRKFIGEGSRLVRDLFELAREREPAIIFIDEIDAVAATRTESKTSGDAEVQRTMMQLLSEMDGFENRGEIRIIAATNRFDMLDRAILRPGRFDRLIEVPEPDVEGRERIFEIHTATLSTAEAVDCAALAAETEGYSGAEIESVTTEAGMFAIRDGRTDVTMADFEAAIEKIEDDDAGDIVSSANYFYR; from the coding sequence ATGGCCCGAAGTCCGTCGCTGCCCGACCGACCCAGTCGAGAGATCGATCCGAACCTCCCCGACGAAGAGCGGCTCGACGCCCTTCGGTCGCACTACGAGGAACTCATCGACGTCCAGACCAGGCTCGCAGACCAGCTCGAAACGGCCGAGCAACGACGCGAAGAACTCACAGACCGCGTCGATTACGCCGAGCGAGAGAACGCGTCGCTCAAGAGTTCACCCCTGTACATCGCGAGCGTCGAGGAGTGTATCGAAACCGAGGTCGTCGTTAAACAGCACGGCAACAACCAGGAAGTCCTGACGGAGGTCTCCCCGCGGATGGCCGACCGGATCGAGCCCGGCGATCGCGTCGGCGTCGACGACTCGTTCGGCCTCCAGACGCTGCTCTCGGCGGAGACGGACGCCCGCGCCCAGGCGATGGAGATCACCGAAAAACCGACCGTCACCTACGACGACATCGGCGGCATCGACGAGCAGGTCCGCGAGGTGCGAGAGGCCGTCGAGCAACCGCTCGCCGAACCCGAGAAATTCGAAGCAGTCGGCATCGAACCGCCCGGCGGCGTCTTGCTGTACGGTCCGCCGGGGACGGGAAAGACGATGCTGGCGAAAGCGGTCGCCAACAAGACCGACGCGACGTTCATCAAGATGGCCGGCTCCGAACTCGTCCGGAAGTTCATCGGCGAGGGCTCGCGACTCGTCCGCGACCTCTTCGAACTCGCGCGCGAACGCGAACCCGCCATCATCTTCATCGACGAGATCGACGCCGTCGCCGCGACGCGGACCGAGTCGAAGACCTCCGGCGACGCCGAGGTCCAGCGAACCATGATGCAGCTGCTTTCGGAGATGGACGGCTTCGAAAACCGGGGCGAGATCCGCATCATCGCCGCCACCAACCGGTTCGACATGCTCGATCGCGCCATCCTCCGCCCGGGGCGCTTCGATCGGCTCATCGAGGTGCCCGAACCCGACGTCGAGGGGCGTGAGCGCATCTTCGAAATCCACACCGCGACCCTCTCGACCGCCGAAGCCGTCGACTGTGCGGCGCTCGCCGCCGAAACCGAGGGCTACTCCGGCGCAGAGATCGAGAGCGTCACCACCGAAGCCGGCATGTTCGCCATCCGCGACGGCCGAACCGACGTCACCATGGCCGACTTCGAGGCCGCGATCGAAAAGATCGAAGACGACGACGCCGGCGATATCGTCTCGTCTGCGAACTACTTCTACCGGTAG
- a CDS encoding ABC transporter ATP-binding protein → MTETPPILTTDGLTKRFGSTVAVGDLDLTIDAGTIYGFLGPNGAGKTTTIRLLTGLTNPTSGTGTIAGQPITDRAAIVPHIGYLPETPPLYNELTGREQLEYHGGLRDMDPDAIRERLEHLFDRLGLSEAADDRIGTYSKGMRKKTGLIQALMHEPDVVILDEPISGLDPRAARTVSELLVEYAEGGSTVFYSTHVLSVVDQLASTVGILYNGELVAEGEPKALVGRMESDGDGTLEDVFLAVTTDDEPFDEVSA, encoded by the coding sequence ATGACGGAGACACCACCGATACTCACGACGGACGGACTGACCAAGCGCTTCGGATCGACCGTGGCCGTCGGCGACCTCGATCTCACGATCGACGCCGGGACCATCTACGGCTTTCTCGGCCCGAACGGGGCCGGCAAGACGACCACGATCCGGTTGCTCACCGGCCTCACGAACCCAACGAGCGGCACCGGGACGATCGCCGGCCAACCGATCACCGATCGGGCGGCGATCGTTCCTCACATCGGGTACCTCCCCGAAACGCCGCCGCTGTACAACGAACTCACCGGCCGCGAGCAGCTCGAGTATCACGGCGGCCTGCGCGATATGGACCCCGACGCGATACGCGAACGGCTCGAACACCTGTTCGACCGACTCGGCCTCTCCGAGGCGGCCGACGATCGCATCGGGACGTACTCGAAGGGAATGCGAAAGAAGACGGGCCTGATTCAAGCGCTCATGCACGAGCCAGACGTCGTTATCCTCGACGAACCGATCAGCGGACTCGATCCGCGAGCCGCCCGAACCGTCAGCGAACTCCTCGTCGAATACGCCGAGGGCGGATCGACCGTGTTCTACTCGACGCACGTCCTTTCGGTCGTCGACCAGCTGGCTTCGACGGTCGGCATCCTCTACAACGGCGAACTGGTCGCCGAGGGCGAGCCGAAAGCGCTCGTCGGTCGGATGGAATCCGACGGGGACGGTACGCTCGAAGACGTCTTTCTCGCCGTGACGACGGACGACGAACCCTTCGACGAAGTCTCCGCGTGA
- the pepF gene encoding oligoendopeptidase F: MSGVPDRESVPEGDRWAIERIFDSDQAWREAYDEAAERVEAFESYEGRTTESANRLLEVLSTRDDVMRQVQTVYTYAGMRRDEDTADQDRQAMASRAETLISQAASAMAFIEPELQELSSEQFETFVDEEPDLEVYRQHVDDVLRMKPHTRSPEVEGLLADLGEVTGAPGSVYSMLANADMTFPTVEDADGEAVEITQSNVVNLLKRPDREFRQTVYEAYFDEWAAVRNTVSTAYAKSVTADVRLARARNYETAREASLHGANIPVEVYDTLVEAVNDNLDALHRHAELKRRALDVDELRMWDVYMPLTGGEGPDVSYEEACGHVIEAVAPLGEAYQSRLAEGLDSRWVDVYENEGKRSGAYSGGAYDTDPYILMNYQDDVASMYTLAHELGHSLHSDYARENQPPVYAGYELFVAEVASTVNEALLTEHLLETVDDPDFRVHVLNEFVERIRSTFFRQTLFAEFEHRVHELEEASEPLTADRLDEVYGDLKGRYYEPATLDDRIAREWMRIPHFYRAFYVYQYATGISAALALADDILTEGESAAADYREFLSLGSRKYPLELLEVAGVDMRSSESIERAIGRYGDRLDELAELVA, encoded by the coding sequence ATGAGTGGTGTTCCCGACCGCGAGTCGGTACCGGAGGGGGATCGGTGGGCGATCGAGCGAATTTTCGACTCCGACCAGGCGTGGCGCGAGGCGTACGACGAAGCGGCCGAGCGCGTCGAGGCGTTCGAATCGTACGAGGGTCGAACGACCGAGAGCGCGAACCGCCTGCTCGAGGTGCTCTCGACGCGAGACGACGTGATGCGCCAGGTCCAGACCGTCTACACCTACGCCGGCATGCGCCGCGACGAGGACACGGCCGACCAGGACCGCCAGGCGATGGCCTCGCGCGCCGAGACGCTGATCTCGCAGGCGGCCTCAGCGATGGCGTTCATCGAACCGGAGCTCCAGGAGCTTTCGAGCGAGCAGTTCGAGACCTTCGTCGACGAGGAGCCCGACCTCGAGGTGTACCGCCAGCACGTCGACGACGTATTGCGCATGAAACCGCACACCCGCTCGCCGGAAGTCGAGGGGCTGCTCGCCGACCTCGGCGAGGTGACCGGCGCGCCGGGGAGCGTCTACTCGATGCTCGCGAACGCGGACATGACGTTCCCGACCGTCGAGGACGCCGACGGCGAGGCGGTCGAGATCACCCAGAGCAACGTCGTCAACCTGCTCAAACGGCCCGACCGCGAGTTCCGACAGACCGTGTACGAGGCGTACTTCGACGAGTGGGCGGCGGTCAGAAACACCGTCTCGACGGCCTACGCCAAGAGCGTGACCGCAGACGTCCGGCTCGCGCGGGCCAGAAACTACGAGACGGCCCGCGAGGCGTCGCTCCACGGGGCGAACATTCCCGTCGAGGTCTACGACACGCTCGTCGAGGCCGTCAACGACAATCTCGACGCGCTGCACCGCCACGCCGAGCTCAAACGGCGGGCGCTCGACGTCGACGAGCTGCGGATGTGGGACGTCTACATGCCGCTGACGGGCGGCGAGGGGCCCGACGTCTCCTACGAGGAGGCCTGCGGGCACGTGATCGAGGCCGTCGCCCCGCTCGGCGAGGCGTACCAGTCCCGACTCGCCGAGGGGCTCGACTCGCGCTGGGTCGACGTCTACGAGAACGAAGGCAAGCGCTCGGGCGCCTACTCCGGCGGCGCCTACGACACCGACCCGTACATCCTCATGAACTACCAGGACGACGTCGCCTCGATGTACACCCTGGCGCACGAGCTCGGCCACTCGCTTCACTCCGACTACGCCCGCGAGAATCAGCCGCCCGTCTACGCCGGCTACGAGCTGTTCGTCGCCGAAGTCGCGAGTACGGTCAACGAGGCGCTGCTCACCGAGCACCTCTTAGAAACCGTCGACGATCCCGACTTCCGCGTCCACGTCCTGAACGAGTTCGTCGAGCGAATCCGTTCGACGTTCTTCCGCCAGACGCTGTTCGCCGAGTTCGAACACCGCGTCCACGAACTGGAGGAGGCCAGCGAACCGCTGACCGCCGACCGACTCGACGAGGTGTACGGCGACCTCAAGGGCCGATATTACGAGCCCGCCACCCTCGACGACCGGATCGCCCGCGAGTGGATGCGCATCCCGCACTTCTACCGCGCGTTCTACGTCTACCAGTACGCGACCGGCATCTCCGCCGCGCTCGCCCTCGCCGACGACATCCTCACCGAAGGCGAGTCCGCCGCCGCGGACTACCGCGAGTTCCTCTCGCTCGGCTCTCGGAAGTACCCGCTCGAACTCCTGGAAGTCGCCGGCGTCGACATGCGCTCGTCGGAATCGATCGAGCGCGCCATCGGGCGCTACGGCGACCGACTCGACGAACTGGCCGAACTCGTAGCCTGA
- the rnhB gene encoding ribonuclease HII, producing MPFGVDEAGKGPAIGPMVAAAVWADDPARLPEGIADSKELTPAKRESLAETMRAGDAICVGVGVIEPARIDAPETDMNGLAVTAHARAIEDALGETDVASETDGDLQGVCDACDTDADRFARRVTDDCSLPVSVDASHGADADDPLVGAASVIAKVDRDARVERLAARYAERGYDDLGSGYPSDPKTRSFLESYVADHGELPDGARRSWGTCRDVLAEAAQTGLGEFASE from the coding sequence ATGCCGTTCGGCGTCGACGAGGCGGGGAAGGGACCGGCGATCGGGCCGATGGTCGCGGCGGCCGTGTGGGCGGACGACCCGGCGCGGCTTCCCGAGGGGATCGCCGACTCGAAGGAGCTCACGCCGGCGAAGCGAGAGTCGCTCGCCGAGACGATGCGGGCCGGCGACGCGATCTGCGTTGGCGTCGGCGTAATCGAACCGGCGCGCATCGACGCCCCGGAGACGGACATGAACGGGCTGGCGGTCACCGCCCACGCCCGGGCGATCGAAGACGCGCTCGGAGAGACAGACGTGGCGAGTGAGACGGACGGCGACCTCCAGGGCGTCTGTGACGCCTGTGACACCGACGCCGATCGCTTCGCCCGGCGAGTGACCGACGACTGTTCGCTCCCGGTCTCGGTCGACGCCTCCCACGGCGCCGACGCAGACGACCCGCTCGTCGGCGCGGCGAGCGTCATCGCGAAGGTCGACCGCGACGCCCGCGTCGAACGCCTCGCGGCGCGCTACGCGGAGCGGGGGTACGACGACCTCGGTAGCGGCTATCCGAGCGACCCGAAGACGCGGTCGTTCCTCGAATCCTACGTCGCAGACCACGGCGAGTTGCCCGACGGCGCCCGCCGGTCGTGGGGTACCTGCCGAGACGTCCTGGCCGAGGCCGCACAGACCGGACTCGGCGAGTTCGCGAGCGAGTGA